In one Gossypium hirsutum isolate 1008001.06 chromosome D09, Gossypium_hirsutum_v2.1, whole genome shotgun sequence genomic region, the following are encoded:
- the LOC107943765 gene encoding uncharacterized protein: protein MEKGYIRESLSACVVPVLLVSKKDGTWRMCVDCRSINKITIKYRHPISRLDDMLDELSGAKLFLKIDLKSGYHQIRMHEDDEWKTAFKVKHGIGAVLTQDGRPIAYFSEKLNGASLTYPIYDKEMYALIRAVETWQHYLWPKEFVIHSDHEALKDIKGQHKLNKRQAKWVEYLESFPYVIKYKKGKDNIVADALSRRYTLLSYLDSKLLGFKLLKDLYANNDDFGEIFIACENVAVDKFYRCDGFLLEKENCVFRGVPYENY from the exons ATGGAAAAGGGCTACATCCGAGAGAGCCTTAGCGCTTGCGTTGTTCCAGTTTTGTTGGTATCAAAGAAGGACGGAACTTGGCGCATGTGCGTTGATTGCCGCTCTATAAATAAAATCACCATTAAGTATAGGCATCCTATATCGCGCTTAGATGACATGCTCGATGAGTTAAGTGGCGCCAAATTGTTCTTGAAAATTGACCTCAAAAGCGGATACCATCAGATTAGAATGCATGAAGATGATGAGTGGAAGACCGCTTTTAAAGTGAAACATG GAATCGGAGCCGTATTAACACAAGATGGAAGACCTATCGCTTATTTTAGCGAAAAATTGAATGGGGCCTCATTGACCTATCCAATCTACGACAAAGAGATGTATGCACTCATTCGCGCTGTTGAGACTTGGCAGCATTATTTGTGGCCAAAGGAGTTCGTGATCCATTCTGATCATGAGGCGTTAAAGGACATTAAAGGTCAGCACAAATTAAACAAACGCCAGGCTAAGTGGGTAGAGTATTTGGAATCATTCCCctatgtcataaaatataaaaagggtaaggataACATCGTGGCTGATGCTCTTTCGAGAAGGTATACACTTTTATCATATTTGGACTCTAAATTGCTTGGTTTTAAATTGTTGAAAGATTTATATGCTAATAACgatgattttggagaaatatttatTGCATGTGAAAATGTTGCTGTTGATAAGTTTTATAGGTGCGATGGTTTCCTTTTAGAGAAGGAAAATTGTGTGTTCCGCGGAGTTCCGTATGAGAATTATTAG